The DNA segment cgtccagcaaacgtcgcctgtgaattGCATCGTGGGGCCGCTCAACTCCTCTTTGAacttgcgccatcgcggccgagaacccgtccacgtcagccgcctgaagacctactacgacccgctcATCTTGTACTCGCCATAgatcgccagggtggctcctcttcgttcccggggcagtCGTAGCGAACCATGATGGCCGCGCCTGTTGCTgcataggcagatcattgaccaagcgctgatgaagacgaggcgccggtgaaagacgaagttgcctcacttgcctctatagttaatacaagccgggatgacagagctcagcagatggtttcatttttgctttgcaaaatgcaatagaccactcaatattcgctgtgcccgcagcagcctccaataaacagccgtctccttggtggacagaagaatgtgagaagccctatcgtcgcagaaaagcggcctggaaaaggctgtcctgcaaccagagtccggctaattggttaaattacaaattattctctgcatctttcaaaagaacacttgcaaaagccaagaaggagtacaaccaaaatttaaacacgtctTTCAAATCCTCatcatcggaaagccctgtatagattcatggaacgtaacaagagttctgccgtCCCTCGTCTCACTAGTTCAatagtgttatcaccacaaaaggctcgggagagcctggagtgtattgctcagggattggcgttacgcttccagacgcagagaaacgtccctttgtgcacaatttcaccctcttcggattataccgaggttgacgcatcagagctcctctcagtcctggcaatgttgcatcctgcagctcctggaccagatggtgtcactgttggtatgattaaaattttagcccaggagtttacaagcgccctcttatatatggtcaatgcttctctggaaaatgcatggattccaagcatttggaagacggcgaaaattattttattaatgaaagatgtaggaaaaggatacgtcttagataatattcggccaattgcgctgacttcaaatttagtcaaattaatagaaagaatagtgcacagtcgcctcacaaaacatgttcatggcaTCAGCGGTCTCAGCTCAGCGccgattggctttcgtcgtggatgctctatatggtccgcgcatgtggatgtagagagcagaatccggctctcgctacgcagaagagaagtttcagctttggtcactcttgatgtagcaaaggcctatgacagtgtagagcatactattttacttaacatacttgctcagttacatcctccaacctacatttatgcgtggatatctgaatttctgaaggacagattcttttactgcgccgagggaaacctatgttcaaatacatattatcaatcaagaggtgtgccgcaaggatcggtgctatcccctctgctttttaatattttggtcagtggcatgcccattcgtcctgatataacagtttttgtgtatgcagatgacatagcttttttcgcctcggccaggggtatccactccctttaccacattctgcagaaatatttggatgctcttggagtatggttgcatggtattaatttatccctgaatgtagacaaatgcggagttttggtatttcctccagacaggcctttgcacatttcattagtccatcgctctctccagattccacaaatggaatccgtaaaatatctgggtgttactcatcacccagcattagattggagccttcatataaagaacaatgcgtttaagggagaacgcgctctaggccggctgacaagaatcgccaataaaaagtttgggatgcgccgcgacacgttattgttactatacaaagcctacgtaagacctatacttgaatttggttgcattctgttctctggtagcgccagctacaagattcaatccttaatcttactggaaaggcgtgctctccgcctctgccttggtctcccaaaatcagtttcaaacgccctgctttatctggaagcccgtatccctgatctaacttcccgttttcaaatactcacggtgcgaactttcctcaggtcgatggacccagtgactgatgtcagtactcctatttttgtgtctcagccggccttattcttttctcatcattggccacggtatcaaatgccagaAATTATGTTAAgacagaaccttttaacaccgattggtgttgatctcagttctttgcagtgggttgatgacacgccggcagcagtgaaattctatttcgaccacatcttcccatctcatgcgaaacacatgcccgcaaacattttaaacggtattccatcggatcacatagaggaatacccccatcatacggtgcttgctacagATTCCTCCGTCACCTGCCAAAatctgcagttggcatcttttcgcaggatttggcatggagctcttctgtccgcatcccagattatattcctatattctttgcggaatttttggctcttggaatggcccttcacaaaattccatgccatgtgtctcatgttattattctcgctgattgtttgtcagtgttagtctcccttgacacttcacaagaagattttttgagccgtatcctgcgattttttgtcccatgcactttgaaggtggtccgttttgtttgggtccctggccatgcaggtattcattcaaatgaggtggctgattacttaacaaggtcggctcttgacgggtcagtgacacatcccgtcccgaatttcagcctgctggcgatttctaGGTTTCAgtggttcctacatatatcagccaggttacgagatcccttactaaataccactgactatcagcacttagcatataattggaacgtccgttcgtgtaaatccaggctgtgtgaggtaacaatgacgcggttgcggtgaaGGATCCCAAGTTTGAATTTAtgtctatgcaggtgtgggttgacaccgacgaacctatgtgacgcatgtgggagagttgaatctttagaccattttttcCTCTACTGCctaaagttcgcacttcagagaaagatttacctgcaGGTCCctttctccaggttagggctccctttatctttgccagtattattatcgtttggtgcgaacgccaagggactTGCATTgagttctatttgtgggtttctccacgattacataattgcaactggtaggttgatgtgctaattcttttaaagttgtacgagctcttcttttttcaccaaaatgctgtctgttatttaactgtcaatattgttctgttgtttttattcattgatttttcaaaactcacgattggtgctacaattttgtgtCATCTTCCATGAAAACTCCTTtttttattcaactacaccttggccaatcccctcgCGTGggtgtgccatatacctggggtgaagaagaagaagaagacgaagtctcgccgcgctgcacgagatcgcttggtttttttggactggccgtcggcgctgctcctgtcctgctcgtcgttttgtgtcgcccgccgtgaagtATTTCCCCTGACTTATTTTTGTACAAATCCCCTTTCAAAACAAACATTGACCGTATGGAAATAGAAAGGGCCAATCGCTCGGGCGACACTAAGAATCTGGTGACTGGCCAGTAATCGTGAAATTTGCTCATTGGAAGACGAAAGAAGCCGTTCTGTCGCAAGGCAGAAAGGCAAAGAATACAGTATCGGAGAGGATTTATCTCGCCGAGTTCAGAAGGCACGAAAGCACTTACTTACCTGCGCTAAATCTGTAACAGGCTCATATGCTTGACTTGCGAAACCCTTTTCAATGGCCCAAAAAGATACTTCTTTGACGAAGCATCAAATTCTGTAAAAGAAATCGCGCAGCAGACTTTCCATCGTCCGCAAAGCAAGCACCAACCACGGCCTTCCACCAGAAATGGCCTTTGGTTTTCCGTAATCTTCACTAATATACGCAGTTTTCTTTCAAAGCTAGATCGCGCATCTAACATCATATCATCAACAGGCAGCGCCATCCTCATTCTGAGAGAAACCTGGCTAAACAGTGACATTTCTGATAGGTTTTAGGCAGAGCAGCGCAATCTTATTGTTTTAACGTAGTGCGCAGAAATAACTGACACAAAATAGGCTGCTATGATTGGCCTTCCTTGACATAAATATGCAGGCGACTATACAAGCCCGGAATTACTATGGGACTTGCAAGCAGGGCTAGACGGCGACGTAATCACAGGCGTGCGCAGCGTTTTTCATTAGGGGGGAGCGAAGTTTCCCCGCAGACCCCGTCCCCTCTAAGCGATGTTCCTACGGCCAAAACCCAGGGCAAAGATGAGGAATGATCACAAAAGATTCATTTTAATGTGGTGGAATtgaaaaatatacaaaatattaTTGAGCAGTCGTTTTTACTTTCATGGGTAACATCGGCAGAGGAAGTCAGTTCCTGCATCGCTGGGGTATCAACGTAACAACGCGCTGCCGAAGGAATTTATATTGGTTTTCGAttaaaggaaagggcgcagtatcggtctcatatctcattggacacctgaaccgctttaagggaagggataaaggagggagtgaaagaagaaagagccgtagtggagggctccggaataatttcgaccacatggggactAAGTAATCCCCgatctggaatgcggagagatgcagttttgctgatatatgttttgtatgtccgaccaattttaataataataattggtttttggggaaaggaaatggcgcagtatctgactcatatatcgttggacacctgaaccgcgccgtgagggaagggataaagcagggagtgaaagaaggaagaaagaggtgccgtagtggagggctccggaataattaggccaccaggggatctttaacgtgcactgacatcgcacagcacacgggcgccttagcgtttctcctccataaaaacgcagccgccgtggtcgggttcgaacccgggaactccggatcagtagtcgagcgccctaaccactgagccaccgcggcgggtctccgaccaattttagaatatggatgtgtgctgttttctggtacggctgcttacaaaattccccgctcgttcttttggagcgggaagcgcttcggttgtgccttggcctatCCAAATGTGTGggcaataacgtgctttatcttgaagcccgtattcctcttttatcatctagatttcaattcctaactgttcagacgtacctaaggatatatgaatctaTTTACACCGCTCCTTTCTGTTtgttgttgccagccgacttcctttttggagtccactggcccagatttcataccccgctggtagttatggtacaaaatttgcttgaacctttaaatgttcttttgtataacatccttccgacaaaaacagtgggtactctgtagaaattgtctttgatgacattttcccgaaaaacgctaagcatttaccaccccgcagtttaaatggattattagaagacaatttacaaagcctacctattagcttatcgatagctactgacgcctcccaatgtgatgaaaaggcaggggcgggaatatattgcccgcttctagattggtctttttctgtgcggcttcccgactacaccccaattttccaagcggaatTTCTGGCGGtagtgcttgctcttcgcaaactaaagccagctttctcttcagtagcTGTCactacagactctctttctttgtgctcgtcccttgcttcggctgtagattcgccaatcctaaacaccttccattcactACTCCTTTCACATTCAATACTCCCTCCGCTTACTACGAATCACGATTAGTGCATGCAGTGATTCTAAATACCAACAAAGATGATACTGAGGCTATCCACGAACAAATACCGCATAAGACGTGCAGGCGGAAACGCACTTGAAAGGGTAAAATTGTAGCAAACATCTGCAATGCCCTACAATTATGGGCAAAATAATTTTTTGGACGGCAaagtgtttatgaacgcaatgtttcATATactgtaatatttcactataacaatcaaagTATCCTCAGACCTCCCGTgagcaggtttttattttttttgctgctcatatttttgcggccgtcaaaacgttccccgttagttttctatggcagtctgaacTGGTCGATGCGAGTGATGGGAAAAAGATTAAAAGGAAGGTTTTgctgcgccttagcgtttttcctccataaaaacgcagccgccgcgatcgggttttTTACTccaaaaaaacgctaaggcgcccgtgtgctgtgcgatgtcagtgcacgttaaagatccccaggtggtcgaaattattccggagccatcgactacggaacctattatcctttcttctttcactccctcctttatcccttcccttacggcgcggttcaggtgtccaacgatatatgagacagatactgcgccatttcttttccccccaaaaaaccaattattattattatgatgcaCCTCGAAGAAATATACCCTTTACCTCGAATGTTTTCATAACAGTAACTCACAAAATTTctatattcaaaatttttctccaaaAATACTGGTCACGTGCATCATACTTGTCCAGGCAAAGCTTCTTCTCACAGAAAGTGAGGGACTCAATGCGATGATCCTTGTGTTTTTTTATCAAGAGctattttctttcttattttttttgttatttctctttttcttttcctagCTATGGCTCGTGCGAATTATGCCGCGTTCTTTTTTCCACGCGCGCCATTCTGATTAGGGAGCAGAAGGCGAAGAAGACTCCCTCGTGGTGTCCGTTGCACGCGCTGTCTTATTCCAGCTGTTCGATTTAGGCCAAAGGCTGTTTCCTCGATGGGACGTGGCCACGTTGTACGCGTCTGCCTACCGCTCTTCGATTACCCCATGGATCGCAGACTCGCCTCCGCTGGACAAGTACCTGACCGCACCCTGGATGGCTGGCCATCGATGAACGAGGAGGCGACCTCTGCTCGACCGGCGCACCGTGTTTGTCTCGGCGGTCGTCGATCTCGGAGCTCGCCGAACGCCTTTCCGCTGTACGGTTCGGCCACCACGCACACGGGGCACTCGGCGTTGGCGATGGGCGGCACCACCCGGCTCCATGACAAGGACAGCGGATGGCGTGGGAAGCACTCGCACGGAAGTGCACCCACCACAGCAGACTCTTCAGCCGACCTTCCAGCAACCGCCACGGTGAGGAATTATAGATGGTTTCTTTGCTGGGCTGCTGCGAAGAGACGCAGTAGCCGATGTTCGTCTGTGTCCTGTCTTGGGAACACATCACATTTCTGCAGATAGCCAGCAAGCTGTCTAGCGCCCCTTCTGGTGCACATTTTGAAACGCTAGCTCTCACGGCGAATAATGCCGGCTTGTGCATAGTGGTTGCTGTCAACCTCAAGtgttcggtggacacctcaacccctcCGTTAGACAAGCGAAGGACGAGGAATTATAGAAGGGAGAGAGAACGACAGGTTGTAGTGGAAGCCTTCAGATAATTTTCGACCAACTGGGAATCTTTGATGTGCACCAGaatagcacagcacatgggcgccattTTGTGttgcacctccatcgaaacgtggccgccgtgggTGGGGCTGACCTGGTGTTAAGTTTAGGCTGGAGAGCAGGACGTGCCccgaaaggaggaggaaaaacttcattAAAGTGAAGGGGACTTGGGCGAGCTAATGGTTGGGGCCCTCGTTCCAGgactccactggcttgagctgccctgcggacctgttgtatgaaGGCCCACttgtcctccaggttatcgcaggtcagcagcgcctcccaccagccgccgcggtggctgagtggttatggcgctcggctactggcccgaaagacacgggttggatcccggccgcggcggctgaatttagatggaggcgaaattctagaggcccatgtactgtgcgacgtcagtgcacgttaaaaaacccaggtggtcgaaatttccggagcccttcactacggcgtctctcatagcctgagtcgctttggaacgttaaacccccataaaccaaaccaacctcccaccgctcaaaagacgtgtttccGTCTGTACattgtttggtttggccccacattcccacgaaatgtggaagagtgtagggcgggcctggcaccaagGGCAGGTGTCGTGGAGTATAATGTTGGTTctatgagatgtagtctatggaggtttgtaaatgtgttcgtctgtatctgccgccaagaAAGGTTATTTAGAGTGcctaatttcctatgaggtggagggaagtgtcttctttgaagacgctgaaaccACTTACTGATGCAAGTAATCTATTCCGCATGCGGGCGTTGCTGATATATTGGACTTTGCGTAAAGAATTAGATCACGATTTGCACATCCGTGGCAGTGCAGATAATGACAGCTAGTTAGTTTTCCGTTGTGCTTTTTCGAATAATCTTGCTCTGTACCATTTTCGGATTTATGAATTAGCTAGTCCGCTGGGCGCGGTTTTATACTACGGCAGCCAGATGAAATTGAGGGCCCGGAGCATTTGAAGCGCCACTGCATGACGACAAAGAGAAGTTGGCCTGCATCGACCAACTACGGCATTACAACGAGAAAGACTTGAACCACTTACTGAggtccggagtacctgggttcgaacctgaccgcggcggctgcgtttttatgaaggcaaaacgctaaggcgcccgtgtgctgtgcgatgtcagtgcacgttaaagatccccatgtggtcgaaattataccggagccctccactacggcacctctctattcctttcttctttcactccctcctttatcccttctcttcaggttcaggtgtccaacgacatatgagacagataatgcgccatttcctttccccaaaaaaccaattattattatcattaccaCTTACTGACTTTTCTTTCTCAAGAATTCGACCTCAGTGACAAGTACGTTTATTACAACTGAGAGAATACTGTCGGCAAACACATTTTCCGTCGGAGAACTACAGATTCTATATTGGAGCACGGATGCTTAAAGCGTCTCTTAACCTTTCTGTTGCAGCCACCGACCAAGGCGTGGCCCGTCGGCTATTCCAACATAAAAAAGCCGTTTTGCGCTATTGACGTCGTGTCAGCAGTGGGGGCCGTGCTGATAATTTGGTGTGCGTGGCCGACCACCACCGCTGTGCCGGCGGCGCACCGCTGCCGAAGGCTCAATGAACCGCTCTGGGCTACGGACGACTTTTTACGGGCTGTTACAGCTGCTTGTCCGCTACGATGGCGTGAGTAACATTCCATACGCACGTGCGCATTGCATCAGTATTTAACCTGTGCCTGCATAGAGCTCATAACTTTTTTTGAACTACTACGAAAGGGAACACACGTGCCACCTCCGCTCCCCATCACGCTGTGGGACGAATATCCTTTGCGTTGATTTTCGAGCCTCAATGGCGCCAAGTCAATGAGTGTGCCAACATTTAGCGAACACCAGTTGCATTAGGTGCTGGCGAAGCTCTGAGGCCGAAAAGTGCGACAGATGCTTGCATACTTCATATTTCATAATTCCGGCGACTTCACACGCTATTTAAAATGGTTTTTTTATATAGACGGCAACTAGGAGTGAAATGCGGCCTTTGATTCCTCGCATTTACAATGGCTCTTAAAAAAGGCGTAAGGAGGTTTTTCTGTTTCAGTTTTCAGACACTGCAGCTGCCATCTTCGTTGTCTCATTTCGCAGTAAAAGGTTCGCCTTCACTTTACGGTGGAGACACAGAAGTGCGCTTGCGCATATCCCAGACTTCGAAGGTAGTAGACAGCTGTTTCCTGCTACGCTTTGCATGCGTTAATGAGCTGTAGCCCCCCGGAGAAGGCAATTTCATTTCGTCCTCTACTTGCATTTGTCTCTTGCCTCTGTCACGTAAGAGTCAAACGGTGCTTTCAGGGTACATTTCCAGCAGAATTTTCAGCATATTAGTGCCGCTTTctcgcgtttatactccggcgtaacgcgcgcgcgcgcgctgcacggcgacctcacgtcggccaaagcgagaccctctatactctacaactgcgcttgaccgccgacgcgttcggcgcacTATGACCGCACTAGCGGAGACTTTGAGCACGTATGCGACAGCCGCCGCAGGCCCGGCTAGACcagttcggctccgcggcgaggcgcgcgttgtgacgtcatatgcctcctcggagcaccgccatggcgaaatcgcaagttcgcggccagtaaagctttcgcttaaaaaatatTATGAATTAGCtcaactaatccaggatatacaaagcaaaaaatgtcggcgttcactgtgttcattggcgttggcgttgacaatattCTAGagggcgatggctttgaggaaaggaagggcgcataactggctccctggatattcggacgcctcattcgtgctttgatacatgtggcgggggtgagagagagatatggcctgaatgcattagcgctgacaacgttgtggctgacatgcggcactgcagcaatagctcggccgcagcgttcatttggtgaccaatctctcgcgatcagcccTTAACTGCATgcaacctcccagggtggcagggagggcgcgctgcctttccagtgtgcggaacgcaatcaaagcaagcttttgcagttggacactaaCGCCACGCACGTACATGAAAGTGAgactgaggtctccactgacccccAGAGCCGgatgtgcgcctttcctttcgcgaaaatgaacggcctttgcaaagttgtcaacgccaatgaactgtatgaacgccgtcggctcacttgttttgtttggtttttgaggaaaggaaatggcgcagtaaccgtctcacatatctcggtggacacccgatccgcgcagtaaaggaagggataaaggagggagggaaagaagactGAGAAAGCTGAAGATTTAaggttggattttgaggaaaagtgcggcgctgcgcagtggcggaacgcctgtggctcggtgctactagtggcgcatgcgcagtagtgactagagagcgagagagagagaaatatccgcggcgaggcacgtGTTGTGACATCATGTGTCTCTTCGTtccaccgccacagcgaaatcgcaagttcgcggccagtaaagctttcgctttaaaactccaGTAGTAATTATGCAGGAGGcatcctttgtattttaacgcgacagcgttaaggagctcgtgtcgcagaaaagctggtgttgtcggcgtctttgaccgtgagcgaaaaatggcccATCTctgtggacatctgaaccgcgccgtaagggaagggattttccttcccttagggcgcggtacAGTTTTCCagtgagaattgtgagacagtcgtcatttcctttccttaaaatcaattttcatttcaatttccttcccttacggcctggttcgggtgtccaccgtgatattTGAGACAGGCAtgctttcctttcctaaaaaattattttcattttccttgccttacggcgcggttcgggtgtccaccaaaatatgtttcctttccttaaattgtccgggcaaggggccgcaccgaaggacgatggcgttccgtggattccttggcaatgctgcaacacgctgtcgtgtcccgctcttaaaggcgaagcttaagcgtcctccaaatttttcgtAGTCACCTGGGCGGAATACATCCGACACAATGTCCATACACATAAGCCCATCCGTCACTagtattacagcgaaagctttactggccgcgaacatgcgatttcgccgtggcggtggtcTGAAGAGGCCCATGATGTCACAATTTGCGCCTCGCCGccgatatttctctctctctcgctccctagtcactactgcgcatgcgccactagtagcaccgagccacaggcacaccgccgctgcgcagcgccgcgccgttcatcaaaatccaactttcaatgttcagttttctcttctttttctccctcctttatccctttcttcagGGCGCTgttcgggtttccaccgagatatgtgagacggttactgtgtcatttccattcctcaaaatgcaaacaaaacaagccagccgacggcgttcatagctTTCATTggggttgacaactttgcaaaagccgttcattttcacgaaaggaaaggcgcatgacCGGCTCCGTGGTTTAGTGgtgacctcaatctcgctttcatgcacgtggcgTTGCTGTCCAGCGCGTTACgttggagtataaacgcgcctaaACAGAGCCtgcaacgtattcggtggcggcagctatgggagccactgaaacccccttaTACTCAGTGAATACAAAGAAAAAACCGTTGACGAGcgtgggaatcgaaccagggcctttggcgttttgaggcggagacgctactacGCCGCCACGACGCCTCAAGGTTTAATAATAAAGGCGGAGCTAGTGAATGCACTCTCCCGATgtagaagtcgccgcgctttcgttACGTATATCCCGGCTAAGGTGGCTAGAATGGAgaggtgtgaagaccgcggcGCTTTCCTTCGGCCgtgcgtgacccctctgcgcaccgatgccgccaggaggaatgtggcgttgctagtagcggcgcggtaagctcagccgtGTCGGCCTTGCGCACCGCGTAGCAGTTGTTAGTTCAGTTCGTTACGCCGTCTTTGTAATTGAGATTCTTAGATTGTTAGGTCGCACTGGGGGTGGGAGAAAACAATGGGAATGCGCAGCCCTCTAAGTGTCTCCTTAAGTAGGGACCACCGCAGCGGTGCTGAGCGAAGGAGAGGGATTAGAGATATGTGAGTCGAGGCGGGTCAGGAgcgggtgtggggggggggggttggcatAAGGTGGTTTCTCATGCGAGGCGAGATGCctacaacagcaaaaaagaagacGGAGCGTTGGTGCTTTGCGCCGGATACAGAAAAACACGGATACAGAAAAAAAAGTCTCTGCCCTGCCTGCCAGGAAATGTTTGCCATGTGGTCTCGAACGATCCCAAGTGCCGACAaggccgtcagtatcattttacaatcttgtcaacgtcccatgaaaacgaacttgcacatatgcgttcagccgaacgcgcttGCATGGCGAAGCTGCGGCAGAATGTCCTACAGTAAAATGGTGGCGTGCCAAAAATTAGTTGTTttgagcattctgttgcgctgacagcatcagtagtacatttttaatgcctcatgaggattaatttttttccttaagGGCATAAATCAGGAGGATaatgagaagaaacggaaaacactgaaGCCTTGTGCgttgtagatcaaattctgaaAAGTTTTTCCTCTCACTTGTATATAGACGATTTCATGGCCACATGTGTTGCGTCACtgtctagaatcgtcggagattgcttac comes from the Amblyomma americanum isolate KBUSLIRL-KWMA chromosome 1, ASM5285725v1, whole genome shotgun sequence genome and includes:
- the LOC144123691 gene encoding uncharacterized protein LOC144123691, producing the protein MGRGHVVRVCLPLFDYPMDRRLASAGQVPDRTLDGWPSMNEEATSARPAHRVCLGGRRSRSSPNAFPLYGSATTHTGHSALAMGGTTRLHDKDSGWRGKHSHGSAPTTADSSADLPATATPPTKAWPVGYSNIKKPFCAIDVVSAVGAVLIIWCAWPTTTAVPAAHRCRRLNEPLWATDDFLRAVTAACPLRWRE